The Gehongia tenuis sequence AGGGAACTGTATGTCCACCGGTCCAGGGCGGTCAGGCTGCCTGAGGGCCGGTATTTCATCTGCGATCTGATCGGGCTTCCCGTGACGGATGAAAAGGGTGTGCCCGTGGGCAGACTTGAGGAAGTGCTTCAGCCCGGCGCCAACGATGTGTACGTGATTCAAGGGGAACGGGAGTATCTTGTCCCCGTCATCCCCGACGCTGTGCTTGATATTGACTTGGATAGAGGGATCACCGTGGCTTCCTCGTTCCTGGAGGCTGAGGAAATATGAGGGCCGCTATTTTGACCCTGTTTCCGGCTATGGTGGAGGCAGTGCTCTCGGAAAGCATTCTGGGCCGTGCCCGAAACCAGGGCATTTTGGACGCTTTTGCCGTGGATATCCGGGCATACAGCGACAACAAGCACCACCAGGCCGATGACTATCCCTTTGGCGGCGGACCGGGCATGGTTATGATGCCTCAGCCCATCTTCGACGCCTTCGCCGACGTGGAAAAACGCATGGGGAAGGCGCACCGCATCTATCTCTCGCCCAAGGGCAAAACCTTTGATCAGGAAACCGCCCAGCGGCTGTCCCGGCTGGACAATCTGGTGTTTTTGTGCGGCCATTACGAAGGTGTGGACCAGCGGGTGCTGGATCATCTGATTGACGAGGAAATCTCCATCGGAGACTATGTCCTCACCGGCGGCGAGATCCCCGCTCTCGCCGTTTTGGACAGCGTGGCAAGGCTTATTCCCGGGGTGCTGGGAAGCGACCAGTCTGCGGAGGATGAGAGCTTTTCCAGCGGCCTTCTCGAGTATCCCCAATACACCCGGCCTGCGGACTTTCGGGGATTGAAGGTGCCGGACATACTTTTGTCCGGGCATCATGCCAACATTGAGCGCTGGCGCCGGGAACAGGCCCTTGAGATTACCCGGAGGCTCCGGCCCGATCTTCTAAAATAGGGATTGTCAAACTCTGGAGCTTGTGTTACAATATTTTGCGTGATTACGGACGGTCCGCTGCTGATGGCATGAACGTCTATGAGGGAAAGGAGGAATGAAGATGAGCGAAATCATTCGTTCCATCGAGAAAGAACAGCTCCGTACCGATCTGCCCGAGCTTCGCATTGGCGACACCGTCAAGGTGTTCGTGAAAGTTGTGGAGGGCAGCCGCGAACGTCTTCAGGCGTTTGAGGGGACCATCATTGCCAAGCAGAACGGGGGCCTGCGCGAAACCTTTACGGTTCGCCGAATCTCCTATGGCATTGGCGTTGAGAGGATTTTCCCGGTGCATTCGCCCAAGATTGATCACATCGATGTGATCCGTCACGGCAAGGCTCGCCGCGCCAAGCTGTACTATCTGCGCAATCGCGTGGGTAAAGCGGCCCGGCTGCGCACCATTGAACGCTGAGAAATCGCTGAAGAGAGGGGGCTCATTGAGCTCCTTCTTTTTTTCATAGGTGTAAATGACCCGCGAGGGGTCAATGATTCATAGCAAGGGAGGCATGAGATGGACATTCAGTGGTATCCGGGGCATATGGCCAAAGCCAGGCGCACCTTGATGAATGAGATCAAGCTGGTGGATGTGGTGGTGGAGATTCTGGACGCCCGCATCCCTGTGGCCAGCCGCAACCCTGACATTGAGGACATCCTTGAGCTGCGGCCGCGGATTTATGTGCTGAATAAGGCCGATCTGGCCGAGGAAAAGGCGACCCGGGCCTGGAGCGAGAAGCTGGGCCGGCAGGGCGCCACACTGCCCTTCGTGTCCACCGCCTCCAACCGCAAAAAGGCCGCCCAGATGATCTCCGACGCCGCGGCGAAGGAGGTCCGGCGCATGGAGCAGAAGGGGGTCAAAAAGACGGTGCGGGCGCTGGTGATCGGCATCCCAAACGTGGGAAAGTCCACCTTCATTAATTGTGTGGCCGGGGGAACCCGGGCAAGGACGGCGGACCGGCCGGGCGTGACGCGGGGCAAGCAGTGGGTGCGGGTGACGCCCTATCTGGAACTTTTGGATATGCCGGGACTGCTGTGGCCCAAGCTCACTCCCGAGCGGGTGGCCCTCGATCTCGCTTTCGTGGGCGCGGTGAAGGACGAGATCATGGACACGGAAAAGCTGGCGATGGCGCTGCTTTTGAGGCTCCGCGAACGGGAACCGGACTGCCTCGCTGCCAGATACAAGCTGGATACCCTTTCGGGCGAGGGGGAGGAGCTTCTTGAGCGGATCTCGAAAAAGCGGGGCATGATCCTCTCCGGCGGGCGGGTGGACACCCTACGGGGCGCGCAGATGCTGCTGGATGAATTCCGGAACGGCCGCATAGGCCGCATCACGCTGGAGAAACCGGAGGAAACCATCGATGAAGGGGAATAATGCTGAACTTTTAGCCTTCGAACGGCGTCTGAAAGAGGAAGGCATCACCGTGATCGCCGGCGTGGATGAGGCGGGCCGGGGGCCGCTGGCGGGGCCGGTGGTGGCCGCCGCCGTGGTGCTGGGCACGGTGATCGAGGGCGTCAACGATTCGAAGAAGCTCTCGGAAAAGAAGCGGGAGCTTCTTTACGATAGGATCACCCGGGAGGCGGTGGCCTATGGGATCGGTCAGGTGGACCCCAGGGGCATCGATGAAATGAACATTCGAAACGCCACTCTTGCGGCCATGAAGCAGGCGGTGGAGAACCTTGGGATCGCCCTTGACCGGGTGCTGGTGGACGGCAGGGATGTGATCGATGTGAAATACCCTGTGGAAGCGGTGGTGCACGGCGACGCCACCTGCTACAGCATCGCCGCCGCCTCCATTCTGGCCAAGGTTACCCGGGACCGCCAGATGCGCGAGCTGGACGCAAAGTACCCCGAGTACGGCTTTGGTCAGCACAAAGGCTACGGCACGGCGGCCCATATTGAAGTGCTGCGGCGCATCGGGCCCTGCCCCATCCATCGTGCGTCCTTCCTGAGGAAGATCCTATGAGCCGTATGCTAAAGGACGTGGGCGACCGGGGCGAGGCCCTTGCCGCCGCCTATCTCGAAAGCAAGGGCTGCCGTATTCTGGCCCGAAATTTCCGTACAAAAATGGGTGAACTGGATATTGTTGCCCAGGAACCAGGGAATAGGGTGGTCTTTGTCGAAGTTAAGACCCGCAGGGGGAATCTTTACGGCAGCGGCGCCGAGGCGGTTACGGCCGCAAAACAGCGCCATCTCCTTCTTGCAGCGGAGGTTTTTCTTTCCCAAAGGAAGCTTTGGGACCTTCCCATGCGCTTTGACGTGGTGGAGATCACGTGGCGGGGGGACGAACCCCTCATCCGCCATATTGAAAATGCCTTTGGCGCATAGGCGCCAAATAAGAAGAACAGGTGAAGATCATTGAAGAAGACGCTTTTCACGTGGACACTGATCGTTCTTGTCCTTGCCGTCTTTTCCGGCGCGGCTTTTGCGGAGGGGTCCAACCTGGCGGTAAATTCCGGCTTCGAGGAAAACTCCGGCGGCCTTCCGGCAGCCTGGAGCATTGACGAATGGGAGGGCGCGGACAGCGCCGCCGTCTTCCTGATGGAAGCGGGGGGCATGGACGGCGGGACCTGTTTGTCCATTGAGAACCCTACGGAGAACGACGCACGCATGGTGCAGCAGATCGATGTGGAGCCGAACAGCCTTTACAGAATCAGCGCCTACGTGAAGACTGAAGGGCGCCTCGGGGGCGGAACGGCGGGAGCCAACGTTTCGGTGATCGGCACTGTGGCCATCTCCTCCGGCGTGCTTGAAGCCAAGGACTG is a genomic window containing:
- the trmD gene encoding tRNA (guanosine(37)-N1)-methyltransferase TrmD, whose amino-acid sequence is MRAAILTLFPAMVEAVLSESILGRARNQGILDAFAVDIRAYSDNKHHQADDYPFGGGPGMVMMPQPIFDAFADVEKRMGKAHRIYLSPKGKTFDQETAQRLSRLDNLVFLCGHYEGVDQRVLDHLIDEEISIGDYVLTGGEIPALAVLDSVARLIPGVLGSDQSAEDESFSSGLLEYPQYTRPADFRGLKVPDILLSGHHANIERWRREQALEITRRLRPDLLK
- the rplS gene encoding 50S ribosomal protein L19; translated protein: MSEIIRSIEKEQLRTDLPELRIGDTVKVFVKVVEGSRERLQAFEGTIIAKQNGGLRETFTVRRISYGIGVERIFPVHSPKIDHIDVIRHGKARRAKLYYLRNRVGKAARLRTIER
- the rimM gene encoding ribosome maturation factor RimM (Essential for efficient processing of 16S rRNA); the protein is MGIQAEYLCVGTIVKPQGIRGEVKVMPLTDDPARFYDLSEAFFKGEGGFTPVAVTGARIQDTNVFLTLAGVTDRNGAEQLRGRELYVHRSRAVRLPEGRYFICDLIGLPVTDEKGVPVGRLEEVLQPGANDVYVIQGEREYLVPVIPDAVLDIDLDRGITVASSFLEAEEI
- a CDS encoding YraN family protein; translated protein: MSRMLKDVGDRGEALAAAYLESKGCRILARNFRTKMGELDIVAQEPGNRVVFVEVKTRRGNLYGSGAEAVTAAKQRHLLLAAEVFLSQRKLWDLPMRFDVVEITWRGDEPLIRHIENAFGA
- a CDS encoding ribonuclease HII; translated protein: MKGNNAELLAFERRLKEEGITVIAGVDEAGRGPLAGPVVAAAVVLGTVIEGVNDSKKLSEKKRELLYDRITREAVAYGIGQVDPRGIDEMNIRNATLAAMKQAVENLGIALDRVLVDGRDVIDVKYPVEAVVHGDATCYSIAAASILAKVTRDRQMRELDAKYPEYGFGQHKGYGTAAHIEVLRRIGPCPIHRASFLRKIL
- the ylqF gene encoding ribosome biogenesis GTPase YlqF codes for the protein MDIQWYPGHMAKARRTLMNEIKLVDVVVEILDARIPVASRNPDIEDILELRPRIYVLNKADLAEEKATRAWSEKLGRQGATLPFVSTASNRKKAAQMISDAAAKEVRRMEQKGVKKTVRALVIGIPNVGKSTFINCVAGGTRARTADRPGVTRGKQWVRVTPYLELLDMPGLLWPKLTPERVALDLAFVGAVKDEIMDTEKLAMALLLRLREREPDCLAARYKLDTLSGEGEELLERISKKRGMILSGGRVDTLRGAQMLLDEFRNGRIGRITLEKPEETIDEGE